A genome region from Erythrolamprus reginae isolate rEryReg1 chromosome 4, rEryReg1.hap1, whole genome shotgun sequence includes the following:
- the LOC139166560 gene encoding lebercilin-like protein → MASDDIVQEEKVSVQGRRSGSSNDSLDELIENTNSQHSNCSKSSSLSGSVQFNYSSDFHDNASKMAMNGSKNSICSEDNNCGTSQKYYYEDFHSDSFDTYTTEESGSYIIPLPQEPETKERNLPEQIKKNDVHTKGGKTLPKKKPQQKNILITGQTVNAQAKNNMTCRLLSAMDIENKELKNKASVLQNKMETLILENKMLKHLETRHLKAIRKYQNAEINLPDLLMTQSNKMRTLREHLRKSQEEERKSSKKLREIEVQFLKTRDDLQTLKKLCEDKKLEERGELQCKLTSRTQKLEASERRTQILEKQLSLNTASFRRQLAVEEKKIIEAQSNRANLQVEMESLKQKLKERERELSITNIYAHRIRKGHPEKEDSFSSPKVVKVSKSIQVNIIPKSRIHRKPEPEVHPSEFHEESKANKEVEELFNMTKTLAPETEFHLPEKLPRHNTLNRTFMGLQSEEICPSVEKNIERPRNRRERQGLDLLKAEFENLEKEPAEKQKNKEDKEAKEAVCDILTTVVERRRTPPTSKKEYVFSEAVQNLHRGYPSTGPKITHSRRPRNRQQGDIVDLIGDSVNNYEPSFAKFPKEKQKETPSTPSEEDRSKVLPEKERLFFEKLFGSNCVMNSSDPNSDLNMEGKGEKNLCPVKKRHDEV, encoded by the exons ATGGCTTCTGATGATATTGTCCAAGAGGAGAAGGTATCTGTGCAAGGCAGAAGAAGTGGAAGCTCAAATGATTCTCTAGATGAGCTTATTGAGAACACCAACAGTCAACACAGTAACTGTAGCAAAAGTTCCAGCCTGTCAGGAAGTGTGCAATTTAATTATTCCAGTGACTTTCATGATAACGCTTCAAAAATGGCTATGAATGGCAGCAAGAACAGCATTTGTTCAGAAGACAACAATTGTGGAACTTCTCAGAAGTATTATTATGAAGATTTTCACTCAGATTCCTTTGATACTTACACAACTGAAGAGAGTGGTAGCTACATCATCCCATTGCCCCAGGAACCAGAAACCAAAGAACGGAACTTACCAGAACAGATAAAGAAAAATGATGTCCATACAAAAG GAGGTAAAACTTTGCCTAAGAAGAAACCTCAGCAAAAGAACATACTTATTACTGGCCAAACTGTTAATGCTCAGGCGAAAAATAACATGACTTGCCGTCTGTTGTCAGCAATGGACATTGAAAATAAAGAACTGAAAAACAAAGCGTCTGTTCTTCAGAATAAAATGGAGACACTGATTCTGGAAAATAAAATGTTGAAGCACCTTGAGACTCGACATTTGAAAGCAATCAGAAAATACCAAAACGCAGAGATTAACCTGCCAGACCTTTTGATGACGCAGTCTAATAAAATGCGGACTCTGAGAGAACATCTGAGGAAATCCCAGGAAGAAGAGCGTAAATCTTCCAAGAAGCTGAGAGAAATTGAggtgcaatttttaaaaacaagagatgACTTGCAGACATTGAAGAAACTGTGCGAAGACAAAAAACTTGAAGAGAGAGGAGAACTTCAGTGTAAATTAACATCACGTACCCAAAAATTGGAAGCTAGTGAAAGGAGAACTCAG ATTTTGGAAAAGCAGCTGTCATTGAACACTGCTTCTTTTCGTCGTCAATTAGCAGTTGAGGAAAAAAAGATCATTGAAGCTCAGTCGAACAGAGCAAATTTACAAGTAgaaatggagtcactgaagcaaaaACTTAAG GAAAGAGAACGGGAACTGAGCATTACAAATATTTATGCACACCGGATTCGTAAAGGTCATCCAGAAAAAGAAGAttcattttcttccccaaaag TTGTTAAAGTCAGCAAAAGTATTCAAGTTAATATTATCCCAAAATCCAGGATTCATCGAAAGCCTGAGCCTGAGGTGCATCCTAGTGAGTTCCATGAG gaatcaaaAGCCAACAAAGAGGTGGAAGAATTATTTAATATGACTAAAACACTTGCTCCTGAAACAGAATTTCATCTCCCTGAAAAATTACCAAGGCACAACACTTTGAACAGGACATTCATGG GATTACAAAGTGAAGAGATCTGCCCAAGTgtagaaaaaaatatagaaagacCCAGAAACAGGAGAGAAAGACAAGGGTTGGATCTATTGAAAGCAGAATTTGAAAACTTAGAGAAAGAACCAgctgaaaaacagaaaaacaaagaagATAAAGAGGCAAAAGAAGCTGTTTGTGACATATTAACAACAGTAGTAGAAAGGCGTAGAACACCACCAACTTCTAAAAAAGAGTATGTATTTTCAGAGGCCGTTCAAAACTTACATCGGGGATATCCTTCAACAGGCCCAAAGATAACACATAGTAGAAGACCACGGAACAGGCAACAGGGTGACATAGTTGACTTAATAGGAGATTCTGTCAACAATTATGAGCCCTCATTTGCCAAATTTCCtaaggaaaaacaaaaagaaaccccttcaacTCCCAGTGAAGAAGACAGATCCAAGGTATTGCCAGAAAAGGAAAggcttttttttgaaaaactgtttgGTTCAAACTGCGTCATGAATAGCAGTGATCCAAACTCTGATTTAAACATGGAGGGTAAGGGAGAAAAAAACCTTTGTCCAGTAAAAAAAAGGCATGACGAGGTTTGA